The Solanum lycopersicum chromosome 9, SLM_r2.1 genome window below encodes:
- the LOC138338487 gene encoding uncharacterized protein — MPPECEIDIVVYLDPNTNKFSIHPYRIALAELKELKLHLKSLLYKGSIRPSISPWCDPMLFIKRKAGWLLPIIYDLLDQLQEVDPKKIEAVKNYPRPLTPTDIRSFLGLANYYRRFVEGFSTIVAPLTALTKKKAMFESCETCEKSFRELKDLLTSAPVITLPRSGEGYVRELNLRHRRWLELLKDYDLNVHYHPDVKDKHHLNPVLVELKESVLSKFYESFSLTEYDVLRCHGRFCVPNSDNLTTNIIDEAHGSLYSIHQGSTKMFHDLKEIYWWEGTKRDISMFVQKCANYQ; from the exons ATGCCTCCTGAATGTGAAATTGACATTGTTGTTTACTTAGATCCTAACACCAATAAGTTTTCTATTCATCCCTATAGAATAGCTCtagctgaactcaaagagttgaagttgcacTTAAAAAGTTTACTTTATAAGGGCTCCATCCGGCCGAGCATATCTCCATGGTGCGATCCAATGTTGTTCATTAAGAGAAAGGCTGGATGGCTTCTTCCCATAATTTATGATCTacttgatcaactccaag aggttgatccaaaaaagattgaggcagtaaagaaTTATCCGAGACCCCTCACTCCTACAGACATACGGAGCTTCTTGGGTTTGGCTAATTACTATCGCAGGTTTGTTGAGGGCTTTTCCACTATTGTTGCTCCATTGACCGCTTTAACAAAGAAGAAGGCAATGTTTGAGTCGTGTGAAACTTGTGAAAAGAGCTTCCGAGAGCTCAAAGACTTactcacttcagccccagtTATCACATTGCCGAGGAGTGGTGAAGGGTATGTG AGAGAATTGAATCTTCGTCATAGAAGATGGCTAGAGctgctcaaggattatgaccTGAATGTCCACTATCACCCAG ATGTTAAAGATAAGCACCATCTCAACCCAGTGCTcgtggagttgaaagaatcagTGTTGAGTAAGTTTTATGAATCATTCTCCCTAACCGAGTATGATGTGCTTAGATGCCATGGCAGATTCTGTGTGCCCAATAGTGATAATCTGACAACTAATATTATTGATGAGGCTCATGGATCTTTGTACTCCATTCATCAAGGTTCCACCAAAATGTTTCATGATCTCaaggagatctattggtgggaaggtacgAAGCGAGATATTTCTATGTTTGTGCAGAAGTGCGCCAATTACCAATAG